In Micromonospora sp. LH3U1, one genomic interval encodes:
- a CDS encoding BldC family transcriptional regulator: MASRTHEPEPLLTPAEVASMFRVDPKTVTRWAKAGKLSAIRTLGGHRRYRESEVRALLQGQIPQQRQGD, translated from the coding sequence ATGGCATCGCGAACGCACGAACCAGAGCCGCTACTCACGCCGGCCGAGGTGGCGTCGATGTTCCGTGTCGACCCGAAGACGGTGACCCGGTGGGCCAAGGCTGGCAAGCTCAGCGCCATCCGCACCCTGGGTGGCCACCGTCGCTACCGCGAGTCGGAGGTCAGGGCGCTGTTGCAGGGCCAGATCCCGCAGCAGCGGCAGGGCGACTGA
- a CDS encoding PPOX class F420-dependent oxidoreductase has protein sequence MTTLDRLSAEKYILLTTFRKDGRAVPTPVWAVRDGEALAVWTRADSGKVKRIRRNGEVTVAPCDVRGRPHGAEVSAHATIYGGGDIGRVRDLLKHKYRLLGRLSLLGSRLRRGEGGTVGIRVTLAEARR, from the coding sequence GTGACCACGTTGGACCGGCTGTCGGCCGAGAAATACATCCTGCTCACGACCTTCCGTAAGGACGGTCGGGCGGTGCCGACCCCGGTCTGGGCGGTACGCGACGGCGAGGCGTTGGCGGTCTGGACCCGGGCCGACTCGGGCAAGGTGAAGCGGATCCGCCGCAACGGCGAGGTGACCGTGGCGCCGTGCGACGTGCGCGGCCGGCCACACGGGGCGGAGGTGTCAGCCCACGCGACGATCTACGGGGGCGGTGACATTGGTCGGGTCCGCGACCTGCTCAAGCACAAATACCGCCTGCTCGGTCGGCTGAGCCTGCTGGGCAGCCGGCTGCGCCGCGGCGAGGGCGGCACGGTCGGCATCCGGGTGACGCTGGCCGAGGCGCGACGCTGA
- a CDS encoding class I SAM-dependent methyltransferase encodes MTVEPQIGDVIGELLRDTLAVATGVGPRPLVGGRLPRPVIEIIERDDGLINGAPAAHYLDGPQEWQPYDHRAVDQVRGETLDIGTGAGRIALLLQERGVPVTGLDTSAGALAVSRRRGVQRVVHGTVDTHVADGQRYDTFLLLGNNLGLFEGRERAPGFLAALAALARPGAQIIAHGTDPYGTRDPLHTGYHERNRRRGRLGGQLRLRLRYRELSTEWFDYLVCSADEFASLVHGTGWRLTDVDDRDAPYYLATLRLVD; translated from the coding sequence GTGACGGTGGAGCCTCAAATCGGTGACGTGATCGGTGAACTGCTGCGGGACACGCTCGCCGTGGCCACCGGGGTGGGCCCCCGACCGCTGGTCGGCGGTCGACTGCCGCGGCCGGTCATCGAGATCATCGAACGGGACGACGGTCTGATCAACGGGGCGCCCGCCGCGCACTACCTGGACGGGCCGCAGGAGTGGCAGCCGTACGACCACCGGGCGGTGGACCAGGTCCGCGGTGAGACGCTGGACATCGGCACCGGTGCCGGCCGGATCGCGCTGCTGCTCCAGGAGCGCGGCGTACCGGTCACCGGGCTGGACACCTCCGCGGGTGCGCTGGCGGTGAGCCGGCGTCGCGGTGTCCAGCGGGTGGTGCACGGCACCGTCGACACGCACGTCGCCGACGGTCAGCGGTACGACACGTTCCTGTTGCTCGGTAACAACCTCGGACTGTTCGAGGGCCGGGAGCGTGCCCCCGGGTTCCTGGCCGCGCTCGCCGCGCTGGCCCGACCGGGAGCGCAGATCATCGCGCATGGCACCGACCCGTACGGCACCCGCGACCCGCTGCACACCGGTTACCACGAGCGCAACCGCCGTCGGGGTCGGCTCGGCGGTCAGCTCCGGCTCCGGCTGCGCTACCGGGAGTTGAGCACCGAGTGGTTCGACTACCTGGTCTGCTCGGCCGACGAGTTCGCCAGCCTGGTGCACGGCACCGGTTGGCGGCTCACCGATGTGGACGACCGGGACGCCCCCTACTACCTGGCCACCCTGCGCCTCGTCGACTGA
- a CDS encoding 3-hydroxyacyl-CoA dehydrogenase family protein, translating to MSDRFVVVGAGTMGLGIAYVAAGSGHAVELVEVDPERGATALNRLAELWERAVQRGKLSADEAAVNRERVTLRPTLAEVAPAPEVIVEAVPERLDLKRAVLRDAAALSPALLGSNTSSIAIGELAVGLDAPERFLGLHFFNPVWAMALLEIVVGPATAEETTAAAVALAGRLGKDPVVVRDLPGFATSRLGVTLGLEAIRMVADEVASPADIDKAMVLGYRHPIGPLELTDLVGLDVRLDIARTLQAAYGDRFAPPPLLVEMVAAGRLGKKSGHGFYRWEGGVKQ from the coding sequence ATGAGCGATCGTTTCGTGGTCGTCGGTGCCGGCACGATGGGGCTTGGCATCGCGTACGTGGCGGCCGGGTCCGGACACGCCGTCGAGTTGGTCGAGGTGGACCCTGAGCGGGGAGCGACCGCGCTGAACCGACTCGCCGAGCTGTGGGAGCGGGCGGTGCAGCGCGGGAAGCTGAGCGCCGACGAGGCCGCCGTGAACCGGGAGCGGGTGACGCTGCGCCCGACGCTCGCCGAGGTCGCTCCCGCCCCCGAGGTGATCGTGGAGGCGGTGCCGGAGCGGCTCGACCTGAAGCGGGCGGTGCTGCGTGACGCCGCCGCGCTGAGCCCGGCGCTGCTGGGCAGCAACACCTCCAGCATCGCCATCGGTGAGCTGGCCGTGGGGCTGGATGCGCCGGAGCGCTTCCTCGGCCTGCACTTCTTCAACCCGGTCTGGGCGATGGCGCTTCTGGAGATCGTGGTCGGCCCGGCCACCGCCGAGGAGACCACCGCCGCGGCCGTCGCGCTCGCCGGCCGGTTGGGCAAGGACCCCGTCGTCGTACGCGACCTGCCCGGCTTCGCCACCTCCCGGCTCGGGGTCACGCTTGGGCTGGAGGCGATCCGGATGGTGGCCGACGAGGTGGCCAGCCCGGCCGACATCGACAAGGCGATGGTGCTCGGCTACCGGCACCCGATCGGGCCGCTGGAGCTGACCGACCTGGTCGGCCTCGACGTGCGGCTGGACATCGCCCGCACCCTCCAGGCCGCGTACGGGGACCGCTTCGCGCCGCCGCCGCTGCTCGTGGAGATGGTGGCCGCGGGGCGGCTGGGTAAGAAGTCGGGCCACGGCTTCTACCGGTGGGAAGGCGGTGTCAAACAGTGA